Within Carassius gibelio isolate Cgi1373 ecotype wild population from Czech Republic chromosome A21, carGib1.2-hapl.c, whole genome shotgun sequence, the genomic segment CTCTCCAGAGTTTGCGCCAAAATATGCTGCCACGGCTACATTTCTGTCATAAAAAAATCCACCGTTGTCATCACTGTCGtaaagttacattttgaaaagaaaaagaaatttgACAAATAACAGATTCTTAAAGCGTTTTACGACGTTTATGACGAAATGCCATGATAATTTGTTATTGATAGCCTTTACATTAATAAAGACAAGATTGTTTGTGAGAAGTGCTGGTTTGTTGGAAAGCTGACATTCCTAGGGGTTGCCATGGCGTCGCTATGTAGTTGATAAGGGGTTTTGGGACTTGTCCCCGAAGtctggggtggggtgggggtatAAGAAGGTTATGTGACATAACTGGGTATGTTTAGGGGTAAGCGGATAAACTCAGGTAACCTTTACTCTTAGGGTAAGTAACCCATAGCAACTTATTTTCTGAACATAACCTCCAAAGCAGATTCTGTTTCAGAGTTCGTTTCCTTCAGCGTTACCAGCGCATGCGTGACCTATTGAAGAGAATCCTGTGGGCATGGCAGATtgtacaatattaaatatttgtacaatataCATAGTTATATAATATGCAATTTTAGACATATAATATGCTCACTTGAGAATTCTCGTGTGTTAACCCTGAATATATTCttagttcaggtgtgttttagGAACAAACATACTTCaagtaagcaaggtttgggttAGTCAACCTAAAGTTCAGGGTATATGTAATggtaaatgtatatgtatgtatatgtatgttttatcTATAtcttattatttcattaaagaaaccagactacaaaaaatatttttagttcttTTTGGGATAAGATTTAATTTTCTGCTGTTGCTATTACTTGCACTAGACTGCTTAATCCATGTGACCGCTGTATGTTTCTTTTTTCAGACTCTGGCTGGCAGGTGGTATAGTGACGGTTGCTCTGTGGTCAAGAAGCTTTTTCTTTCTGTGACGATGGGGGAGAGTGAGGCATGCTTATTTTCACCTGTTGCTCCTGCTTGGACCTGGATTAAACACTGCCTGTCCAAACACTTCAGGCCTAAACACTCACTGGAGGAAGGTTCCCAAAGTGAGCACTGGTCATCTCACCTGTTTTGCACCAGAAAGAGTCTTGTGGTGGCCCTTCTGGTCATTTTGGCCTTGGTTGTCATGAGCCTGCTTCTACTGCTGAACTATTATTGTATTATGGTCTGGCACCTGTGTCAACATGAACATGAGTCTGTTTTCCCAGTATTTCAAAACACTACGCCAGAGCTGGACTGGCAGGACTGAGATGTAACACATTTGATTGGTTTTGTTTTAATGTCTGGTGCACCCATCTGGGATGCATTTATGTTTTATgctgctgtgtgagtgtgtgttttgttgttgttgttgttgtttttttgatgaacagaaataACACTGAAAATCTCCAGTGTGAGATTTTTCAGTAGATGtgtgattttaaaattttattatttacacgCTCAGGTTACTCAGTTGACcttttagttttgtatttattcaaACGATTTCCTAGGTTAGTCATTACATATTCTTGAAAATTGTGCATATTTTAATTTGCAGAGTAACCGTATTTATCCATCTATTTAAAATAGTTGAACTTTATCTAGTGAAGCTTGAAATGTTGTTAAATACTTTTCATAAATTACAGGAATAATTGTATTCAGAGCATGCTGTTTGTGTCAGCTATTGAATAGAGGCAGGAGACATCGAATGAGGCAAAACTTTGTAAATAAAACTGGTCTCCATCACATTAGTCCTACAAGAATGACTCTAGATTGCTGCGCCAGTGGACACGCCTTTAGGAGTCACATTTTAAAAAGATAACAGAAGATTTTGGAATGTTTGGAACACTCCCTCATTCTACAAAAAGGTAATAATTTGTGCAGGACATACTGTGGTTCTACTTACAATCTATTGTAAAGCAATAACTATTACAACAACACTACTACACCTATCTGTATTTCTAAATAGTCTttataacaataaaatgttttaacaattGGTATTTCTTATTATTCTAAAGAAACTCCTTAAGCAAATTCAAGCAAGCTGCAAATGTTTTGAGAATgttattttcatcatttactgTAGACTGTTAAAGAAATGGCTCCACAGTTACTAATTGAACAGCCCTGTATATtcactaaaattaaattacatcagATTAAACTGAATGCAAATTCATACATTTAGTGGCTTAAGTGTGCAAAAACTTTCTAGGGGCCAATGTAGGCTATGTTTTGGttgtaaatatttcatatatagtTTAATTGTGTGGTCTGCCAGAATGACATATGCTGATTGCTTTTTTCATTAACCTCCAAATACCTCTATATCCAAAACCTCTATATGTTtaacaaatacatattaaacTATAGGCATATTTTATTTAGGCCTACTGTTTAACATAAATTATAAAGTTAGCTTACTGTTAAATCACCAAAATTAAGATTGTATCTTTGAATGACACTGTTTGAAAAAGTTTGTACTTCATTaaaattcattataattttactttattataattttacagtattaactttattttttttattagaaactgCTTACCGCTGTATTTATAATTTGCTTCATACagtaacacatttattttaaggtttttaaaTAAACTAGATCAATAGCATAAAAACACCAGATGATGGCAGTAAGCATCTGCTTAATTCTGTGGCTGGCACGTAAAGAAATCTAATCATACTGCGCATGCGCATATCAACCTCCCTTGAATATTTTAACCATTGCCATGTTGAGCTCTTTGGCATTTTTAGCTTAATCAGCTACAGTTTTGATTTATTTGCAGGTATAAAAAATGTCCGAACTTCAAGCTAGTGTATCGTGTTCTCCGCAGTGTGCGGAAACAGACAAAATCAAAAATACAGACGATATCAATCCAGAAACAGTACAAAACACTAACACCAATATTTCTCAGGTTGAAGAAGGTGAGTCTTATCAGTTGAAACCCTTCAAAAACGTCAAAAAAATGCAGTCATGTGGAGATTATTTGCATCGAATGCTTGTGTTTGAGTTGTTTGAGATGGATCCATGGGTGGTAATAAAGCTTAGCAAGCCAACAAGCTAATGTTAGGCTAGGCTAAATATTAGTATCCATCATTCACCTTAAACAATCGCCACACAATCCCTTTTTAAAAATCTGGTGTGTTTTTAAGTCGATTGGCACCACACATCGGCTGAAAATACACGTTAAGACACAAAATGTGGTTTTAATTAATCATACTATCGTGTAAATCGATTATTCGCCGATTAAGCAACAATCTAGCCAAGTAACCATagtgaatgcatttttattagcCTCTTAATAATCCTCCGTAGCCATTGTTCTGGAAAGTGACAGCTCGTTTGTGAAATTTCAGCACGTTTTAGTGCTcgagttgtttatttttatttcttgaactaatgtaatttaaataaataaactcgtTTCTCAATATATAGGGCTTAATGTACCTATTCTTTTAGACAGTAGTACAAAAAGTTGACCTTAATAAATGCAAATTTAGTTATGTTTTTATGCAATTTTAGGATCCACAACCTTGCAACATTTGTGTCTAGATTGTTTGAGCTGATAGTACAATGACACATTCAGGAACAAACAGCCTAACCAGTTGAAACTTTTTTATGCAAATAATAGACGTGGTATCCAAGTTTGACACATTTCACAATAACATGAGCattgctgttttatttaaatatatgtgtacATTTCAGCAtgacattcattaaaataatgtataataatgcattcaattaaataatgtaaaagaaTCCACAGCATGCACAAGTTGTCTCTATAGCTTTGCACAGCATCAAGAACATGTCATTTATACGGCTAGTATTATtatagattttcttttcttttttagtttgaatcaatttaaatttaaattttttatggaTGTTATGCCTAGATTCAGTTGTAACATATAAAACTATTggtctttaaatgtatttgtatgatttttataacatatttttaatattggTCAATTATTAGTTACCAGGCATAAAATGAAAATAGTTGTCAATGTGTccttaaaactgttaaaataattttttttttcttttagtttttagtttttttttttgttatactaGTCTTGCaccacaaaaacctggtacattATTACTAGTATGCTTTGCTTACACACATTGGGCTTCATCCACGAAGAACACATTTCTCTGTAAATCACCTGTAAAACAATTTGTATGCAGATTGTCACTTTAAGTTCAGTCCAGTGATTTATAAGTGTGAAATCTTGAACAAATTTATTTACTGCTTGATTATGCTACTAATATTTCTTAGAGATAAGAGAGTACAGTAGTGTCTGTTTCTTGTTGACTAGTGTTACTGAAAGCCTCACACAGGTCCAGAAATCTATTTTTTATCATAAATCATGCTCTGTGAAAATCTGAGCCAATGAGATCATGTTTATAAAAACCACATAAGCTTCCttacacaaatttttttttaacaatatgcattattttacattatttttgcttttactGTCTGATTTTTCTGCAGGGTCTCAGAGCGACAGTGATCTTCTCAAAGGCCTGTTGACAGATAACTTCTGTCACATCTGTGAAGCAACCCTGCTTTATGAGTCCCAGAGAGTTTCTCATTATGAGGTTTGTGAGGTTGTTTTTCATGCAACTGTTTCAGGTTTTTTCAGGCAACTTTAAAAGGTTGCACTCAGTCATGTTTGTAACGTTGGTTTCTATTGCCAGGGGAAAAAACATGCACAAAGAGTCAGAATGTACCTGCAGAACAagaaagctaaaataaataagcCAAGTTCAGATTGTGGAGGCGTTTTGGTATTTAACAGATCATACAGAATATGCATATTTATCTTTTAAGTGTGtatcagtttttaatatgtttttcatgTTGTGTTACAGAGAGATCTGTGTGCACAGAAGTTCTGCGAGCTGTGCAACATGGTATTCAGCTCTCCAACTGTGGCAAAGTCACACTATGAGGGCAAAGTTCATGCCAAGAACATGAGAAAAACAATTCCTCCTCCACCTGAAGGTAAGTAAAATGAAATTGGAGCCTGTTAAATTTGAGACTTCACCATTGTGGGGTAAACCTGTCATAACTCTATTTTGTTAAATTCAACTTTCATTGCCCGTCCTAGAATCCACAACTCCTGGTGTCCTCCCATCAGAGGGTGCTGTGCAGAATCAGATTAGTCAGGAGCAGTACACTTCTGGCTCGGGCGATCAAGAGGTTGATCATAGTGACCCCAACAAGTATTGTACGCTGTGCAGCGCTTCCTTTAACAACCCTCTGGTCGCACAGCAGCACTACATCGGCCGGAAGCATCAGCGGAACCAGACCCGGCAAGAGATGCTGGACCAGATGGGGGAACAGTCAGAACATGGTATACGCTGATATACATCAACATTGgccaatttattaatattaaaattcattcaaaaattattcaataatatttataataactttattaattaacgaatttttcggactataagtcgcacccaagtataagtcgcatcagtccaaaaatacgtcatgatgaggaaaaaaacatatataagtcccactggactataagtcgcatttatttagaaccaagaaccaagagaaaacattaccgtctacagccacgagagggcgccctatgtgttcagtgtagactacaggagaactgagcagcatggagcgccctctcgcggttgtagatggtaatgttttcttttggttcatgtcacattaattttgataaataagtcgcacctggctataagtcgcaggaccagccaaactatgaaaaaaagtgtgacttatagtctggaaaaaattatatttaagttgaataattatataaagtatataaaatatacatgttTTAGGATGTCGCATGTAATCCATTTATGTAAACAGAAGTATTGTTCTGCTCAGTGGTCGTTAACTgatatttaaagaatttaacaTTTGATATTTTCTAATCATTATTCCcctctattttgtttttttttcatacagcgaGCTCCCTGACTTGCCCGATTTGCTGTCTGACGCTCAGCTCAATAGAGATGTACCAAGCACACATGCAGGGAAACAAACACATTGTCAAGTGAGTGACATCGCTCTCATTGGTTATTTTATCTGATCCCTGTTTTTATTACAGCCATTAGGATTTGGGTCTTGTTTTAGGAGATCGAACTTAAGTTTACATTAGCATCAGGTTGATATATAGGCCAGGCTGCTTAGTCAGCAGTTGTCTGACAGTTTTAGATTATCAAAAGTGGTGGCTGATAAGTGTTggcttttgaatattttaaagtcAAAGGGAAATCAGAATGAATCTTGTTTACATTCTAAATATGCATTCATTGGCGAAATTCAACCATAGATtcttctttttaatatatattttttctatttagtcTTAAATATTCTCTCTGTGCAAATGAATTAATTAGATCAGAGAAATACAGTTTAGGTGGAATTTGagtatcattaaaatatttatacatattacaACTATTTCTGCATTCTATttgcatacactgtaaaaaaaaaataaagctgtaaATTAAAAGATGGGagtatatttgacaaaaaaaatacctttttattttatttttttatttaatcttgttACCTGCAATTTCTTTGTAATTCTTTTGAGAAATTTACtagcataaaataattatttttgttggaAAACTCAAATTTGTCAATCACTTGTTTACATGCAACTACTTTTATCTTAATCTGCTTGTTATTAGCCATCCAAATCAGTGAAATGGCATTCATCTTTGCCCTTAGGGAGAAGAAAGTCATGGAACTGTGCAAATCTCAGAAGAAAGTGTACGACTCCTTCCAGGATGAGCTGGCTGACTACATTCAGGTGCAGAAGGCCCGGGGACTAGATCCCAAAGCAGGGCCGGGCACCATGGGACAAGCAAACAAGGATCTGGATGAGAGTGTGAAAGAAGGTCCACAGAACGCAGAAGAGATGCCTCATCCTGGCAAGCTGGTACCATGTTTCCCACCCCCTGGTTTCCCTCAACCTCACTGGCACCCACACTTCCAGTCTCAGGTCAATCAATTTGGCTTTGGCGTGAGAGGCGCTGTCCCACACTATCGGCCGGGGTATATGCCCCATATCCGTCCTCCTTTCACACCTGGTCACCTGTGTAAAAGAGGAAAGAGCCCTGAATCATTTAGCTCCTCCTCTTTTTCAGACTCCTCCTCCTACACTAGCAGCAGTAGTGACAGCAGCAGCAGTTACGACAGCaaagagaggaaaagaaagaagAGGAAGATGAAAATGCGAAGGAAGAGCAGAAGAGACCAGGAGGAAGAGTCGGATACAGAACCAAGTGAAAGGAAAAAGAGGCAGAAAGGAGACAGGAGAGGAAGTGCAGAAAGAgaagatgaaagaaagaaatggaaggagagaagaaaaagagagaggagcTCTAGTGAAGACGAGGAAAGCAGAAGTAAAAGAAGGGCAAGCAAGAAAAGTAGGAGGCACGGGGATGGACAGCATGCAAAGAGACGAAAAGTAGAGGAACTGTTGGTCAAACAGGAGATTGAAGTGCACGAGGAACCACAGGGAAAGATGGAGGAGCACCTAGAGGTCAGGACAGAAACAAAAGatggcaaacacaaacacaaaaaagaaaggaaaaaaggaaaagagaaGACGACTCAAGAAGACAACAGGACAGAGGAGGAAAGGCTCTGGGATGAGACGATTCTTGGTGTTTCTTAgactttgtgtgtttttttttttttctaatgatgGTATTGTTCTTATTAAACAGCATGGGACCTCAGAAAAGCGTTTTTCTGAAATCCTCTAGGCTCCTCTCACTATTTATGCATTCTGAAGAACTATGAAGGCCTAAATTCCTTATTAAAGATTCAGAAGTGAaacttttgtcatcatttacttatcaTTTCAAACCCTTATGACTTCTACGGAACACAAAACTAGATGTTTtcaagaatgttcatgctgctttttTGCAATTAAGTGAATGTGTACAGAAGCTGtcattctccaaaaaaaaaaagcagaagtcAATACACTATGCACCATATTTCAATTGTTTAGATTTTTGATGAGGTACAGATCAAAATAGATTCAAAATAATATCGCTGCCTGAAATGTGACGTTTTCAGCCTTGGTGTGTCGTGAGCAgaaacatgacatgcaagaaactACATACAGAGTTGTTTTATAGCTCGACAACATCCATTCACTTTCACAGCGTGGAAAAGAGCAACATGAACATTATGCTAAACCTCTCCTttcgtgttccacagaagaaagtcgtgcaggtttggaatgacatgagggcgagtaaataatgTGAAAAAGTTCGTTCTTCGAAAGTCTCAGGACTACAGACTTTAGGACGTCTCTAGAGCTGCACTTCACTCTTGTAGAAATCACTAACCATCCTAGCAATCACTAGCCATCCTCCATGTCCATATGGATGTGTCCTTCAACTTGCTTCatactttgatcaaataaatccctCCTGCTGTTTATATCAGCAtagatttagtatttatttttcaaaaaatctcTTACACTTGAACCTTTCTTTATGACTCCAGTTTTAGTCTCAAGGGGGCGCTGATTGCCAGCATTTGCGCTTCATGTGGCTCTGCTAGTAATGTCTTTCAGGCTAAGTCTCAATGTTCAAGAAAGACATGAAAACAGTAATGAGTTGTCCGAATAGTGGTCAGATCGGCATATTGTAAACACTTCCCTGAATCCGAGGAGCTCAGTCTGCAATCCTTGTTTCTGATGCAtttctgtgtatgtgtgaaacagaaaTGTAATGCCAGGCTCAGTTTGGTGCAGCATATGCTGGAATATGTTTGTTTGCAGGTCTAACAGGTGCATGAGTTGAATGAGGGCACGACTGCTACTCTGTTGACCTCTTTCTTGCATAGAGCTGCATTTCCCTTTTTGATAGATATCATGCGTTCATCCGTTTATTTAATGATTCTGCTGCTAAACTGATTTTCAATGTCTCTATTAAGAAATCCTTAATTAAACTTTTGGAACACTTTCTGACTGCTCAGGGAACATACTGATTGTGGGAAGATGAATGTGGATATGTTTTAGAGGAAATGTATATTTGAAAATGCTTTAAATATGTGTTCTTATTCAGATACGCATGAAAAATGGGACGGTTGAACCAGAAATTACAAATTTGTAATTTACTAACCCTCATCTGTTCCAAACTCATTTGAGAGTAGGGATGTGGGCTGgtaagctcaaaaaaaaaaaaaaaaaaaaagcttcataaAATAGTTAtgaacattgtgtgtgtgtgtgtgtgtgtgtgtgtgtgtgtgtgtcataaacAGACCAAAATTCATTATTCAGAGAAAAAGCCTTTTGCTGTCTTCCTTTAGATGCAACGTGAGACTTGACATCAGTGAAAGTCACCAATTTCAAGACGGTTTCCAATATCGAGGCAGCCCGTTTGAAAATGATAAT encodes:
- the LOC127941293 gene encoding zinc finger matrin-type protein 1, with the protein product MSELQASVSCSPQCAETDKIKNTDDINPETVQNTNTNISQVEEGSQSDSDLLKGLLTDNFCHICEATLLYESQRVSHYEGKKHAQRVRMYLQNKKAKINKPSSDCGGVLRDLCAQKFCELCNMVFSSPTVAKSHYEGKVHAKNMRKTIPPPPEESTTPGVLPSEGAVQNQISQEQYTSGSGDQEVDHSDPNKYCTLCSASFNNPLVAQQHYIGRKHQRNQTRQEMLDQMGEQSEHASSLTCPICCLTLSSIEMYQAHMQGNKHIVKEKKVMELCKSQKKVYDSFQDELADYIQVQKARGLDPKAGPGTMGQANKDLDESVKEGPQNAEEMPHPGKLVPCFPPPGFPQPHWHPHFQSQVNQFGFGVRGAVPHYRPGYMPHIRPPFTPGHLCKRGKSPESFSSSSFSDSSSYTSSSSDSSSSYDSKERKRKKRKMKMRRKSRRDQEEESDTEPSERKKRQKGDRRGSAEREDERKKWKERRKRERSSSEDEESRSKRRASKKSRRHGDGQHAKRRKVEELLVKQEIEVHEEPQGKMEEHLEVRTETKDGKHKHKKERKKGKEKTTQEDNRTEEERLWDETILGVS